A genomic window from Salvia hispanica cultivar TCC Black 2014 chromosome 5, UniMelb_Shisp_WGS_1.0, whole genome shotgun sequence includes:
- the LOC125188927 gene encoding protein TRIGALACTOSYLDIACYLGLYCEROL 3, chloroplastic-like isoform X1 — MAAASISHNPLTAFDSLRRSNLFPSFPPLSSINRRRRVCCACVAPPQNYQPANFKGAHIEDGSDVLIECRDVYKSFGEKHILRGVSFKIRHGEAVGIIGPSGTGKSTILKIMAGLLAPDKGEVLIRGRRRHGLISDEELSGLRIGLVFQSAALFDSLTVRENVGFLLYENSTMPADKIAKLVTETLAAVGLKGVEDRLPSELSGGMKKRVALARSIIFDTTKHAIEPEVLLYDEPTAGLDPIASTVVEDLIRSVHMKGEDALGKPGKIASYVVVTHQHSTIKRAVDRLLFLYEGRAVWQGTTHEFSSSTNPIVRQFASGSLDGPIRY, encoded by the exons ATGGCCGCGGCTTCCATCTCTCACAACCCTCTCACCGCTTTCGATTCTCTCCGCCGCTCTAATCTGTTCCCATCTTTCCCGCCGCTTTCCTCaataaatagaagaagaagggTTTGTTGTGCTTGCGTCGCTCCGCCTCAAAATTACCAGCCTGCAAACTTTAag GGTGCTCACATTGAGGATGGGTCAGATGTGCTCATTGAATGCCGAGATGTCTACAAATCCTTTGGGGAAAAGCACATACTAAGAGGTGTGAGCTTTAAG aTTAGGCATGGAGAGGCTGTCGGAATTATTGGGCCATCTGGGACTGGAAAGTCAACCATCTTGAAGATTATGGCCGGCCTTCTTGCTCCAGACAAG GGTGAGGTATTGATTCGCGGGAGAAGACGGCACGGGCTGATCAGTGATGAGGAACTATCTGGCCTAAGAATTGGCTTG GTTTTTCAGAGTGCAGCACTTTTTGATTCTCTCACTGTTCGTGAAAATGTCGGGTTTCTGTT ATATGAAAATTCAACTATGCCAGCGGATAAAATTGCCAAACTCGTCACAGAGACTCTAGCTGCTGTGGGCCTAAAG GGAGTTGAAGATCGATTACCTTCTGAATTGTCTGGTGGGATGAAAAAGAGAGTTGCCCTTGCTCGTTCCATCATTTTTGATACAACAAAGCATGCGATTGAACCCGAG GTGCTCCTATATGACGAGCCAACAGCTGGTCTGGATCCAATTGCATCAACTGTTGTTGAAGATCTCATTCGCTCGGTTCATATGAAAGGTGAGGATGCACTTGGGAAGCCTGGGAAGATTGCATCCTATGTGGTAGTCACTCATCAACATAGCACAATCAAAAGAGCTGTTGATAG GCTGTTGTTTTTGTACGAAGGAAGGGCTGTTTGGCAAGGAACGACTCATGAATTCTCTTCCTCAACAAATCCAATTGTTCGACAG TTTGCATCTGGGAGCTTGGATGGGCCAATTAGGTATTAA
- the LOC125188926 gene encoding zinc finger CCCH domain-containing protein ZFN-like: MSVTAASSSMHHQDVLWQMNMRSREQHMEYGPYPVREGEPDCSYYIRTGVCRFGPTCRFNHPPNRKLAIATARMKGEYPERIGQPECQYYLQTGTCKFGATCKFHHPRDKAGITGRVSLNVLGYPLRPNEMECGYYMRNGQCKFGSTCKFHHPQPSNMTASLRGSAVYPPIQSPTTSQLSYPLTRASFIASPRWQSPSSYAPLVMQQGVVSVPGWNTYIGQLGSVLSSENQPPSAVNIQNDGASHQGDSGNVASEYGAVPMGYYAFQKDNVFPERPDQPECQFYMKTGDCKFGAVCKFHHPKERLVPVPDCHLSPIGLPLRPGEPLCVFYSRYGICKFGPSCKFDHPMRVFAYNTPASSSTDPTAVRRFLASSPGTVPINFSPDGLIDTSSTRNRRLSLSETIQKSSGDNNTDSE; this comes from the exons ATGTCCGTCACCGCCGCTTCCTCCTCCATGCACCACCAAG ATGTTTTGTGGCAAATGAACATGCGATCAAGGGAACAACATATGGAATATGGACCATATCCAGTGCGTGAAGGAGAACCCGATTGTTCATACTACATTCGAACTGGAGTATGCCGATTTGGCCCTACATGTCGATTTAACCACCCTCCTAACAGAAAGCTT gcTATTGCCACAGCAAGGATGAAAGGTGAATATCCAGAAAGGATAGGACAACCTGAATGTCAG TATTATTTACAAACGGGGACATGCAAGTTTGGAGCCACAtgcaaatttcatcatcctcGAGACAAAGCTGGGATCACCGGACGAGTTTCCTTAAATGTTTTGGGATACCCACTTCGCCCG AATGAGATGGAATGTGGATATTATATGAGGAATGGACAGTGCAAATTTGGAAGTACTTGTAAATTCCATCACCCCCAGCCATCAAATATGACGGCATCTTTACGTGGTTCTGCCGTATATCCTCCAATTCAGTCTCCTACAACCAGCCAGCTGTCATATCCATTGACAAGAGCTTCTTTTATAGCCAGTCCACGGTGGCAAAGCCCTTCAAGTTATGCACCACTTGTCATGCAGCAGGGAGTGGTATCTGTGCCTGGATGGAACACATACATT GGTCAACTCGGTTCAGTTCTATCTTCTGAAAACCAACCTCCTTCAGCAGTAAACATCCAAAATGATGGAGCATCACATCAGGGCGACTCTGGAAATGTTGCATCTGAGTATGGTGCTGTACCAATGGGATATTATGCATTCCAAAAGGATAATGTATTTCCTGAGAGACCAGATCAACCTGAATGCCAGTTTTATATGAAAACTGGGGACTGCAAATTTGGTGCAGTTTGCAAGTTTCACCATCCTAAGGAAAGACTGGTTCCTGTTCCTGACTGTCACTTGAGTCCAATTGGACTTCCTTTACGGCCG GGGGAGCCTCTATGTGTATTCTACTCGCGATATGGTATCTGCAAGTTTGGTCCAAGTTGCAAATTTGACCACCCCATGAGAGTTTTTGCATACAATACCCCTGCCTCATCATCAACTGACCCTACAGCTGTTCGTCGGTTTTTGGCATCTTCACCGGGAACAGTTCCAATAAATTTCTCCCCAGATGGACTCATCGACACAAGCTCCACAAGAAATAGGCGGCTCTCTTTGTCAGAGACTATACAAAAATCCTCGGGTGACAATAACACTGACTCAGAGTGA
- the LOC125188927 gene encoding protein TRIGALACTOSYLDIACYLGLYCEROL 3, chloroplastic-like isoform X2 yields the protein MPRCLQILWGKAHTKRHGEAVGIIGPSGTGKSTILKIMAGLLAPDKGEVLIRGRRRHGLISDEELSGLRIGLVFQSAALFDSLTVRENVGFLLYENSTMPADKIAKLVTETLAAVGLKGVEDRLPSELSGGMKKRVALARSIIFDTTKHAIEPEVLLYDEPTAGLDPIASTVVEDLIRSVHMKGEDALGKPGKIASYVVVTHQHSTIKRAVDRLLFLYEGRAVWQGTTHEFSSSTNPIVRQFASGSLDGPIRY from the exons ATGCCGAGATGTCTACAAATCCTTTGGGGAAAAGCACATACTAAGAG GCATGGAGAGGCTGTCGGAATTATTGGGCCATCTGGGACTGGAAAGTCAACCATCTTGAAGATTATGGCCGGCCTTCTTGCTCCAGACAAG GGTGAGGTATTGATTCGCGGGAGAAGACGGCACGGGCTGATCAGTGATGAGGAACTATCTGGCCTAAGAATTGGCTTG GTTTTTCAGAGTGCAGCACTTTTTGATTCTCTCACTGTTCGTGAAAATGTCGGGTTTCTGTT ATATGAAAATTCAACTATGCCAGCGGATAAAATTGCCAAACTCGTCACAGAGACTCTAGCTGCTGTGGGCCTAAAG GGAGTTGAAGATCGATTACCTTCTGAATTGTCTGGTGGGATGAAAAAGAGAGTTGCCCTTGCTCGTTCCATCATTTTTGATACAACAAAGCATGCGATTGAACCCGAG GTGCTCCTATATGACGAGCCAACAGCTGGTCTGGATCCAATTGCATCAACTGTTGTTGAAGATCTCATTCGCTCGGTTCATATGAAAGGTGAGGATGCACTTGGGAAGCCTGGGAAGATTGCATCCTATGTGGTAGTCACTCATCAACATAGCACAATCAAAAGAGCTGTTGATAG GCTGTTGTTTTTGTACGAAGGAAGGGCTGTTTGGCAAGGAACGACTCATGAATTCTCTTCCTCAACAAATCCAATTGTTCGACAG TTTGCATCTGGGAGCTTGGATGGGCCAATTAGGTATTAA
- the LOC125191096 gene encoding DNA ligase 1-like — MADEDEEKQRLEMQLEGAVTARLQHFKDQADSLTLESVRRLLEKDLGLDKFSLDAHKRFIRHYLEKIMEAADETNADPITANMDKDEQTSMDEEKALRKQQDAKSDPKKSSPGKDETMEDSPIMGVLTAKSVVGTQSSLSESSIKQAILERADHLQANSETISLAGVRRLLEDDLGLDKNTLDAFKEFISQQVDEVLKGDKSVKDVKKKVSRGVKNRKLKKGSSEEDSDTSQCGSDSDEMGDKVKSRKEAAPKRNIKKSEQRKKRKISENADVFPKKPTKLSKRQKEEDNNSDEDGNLSEDNQSQSSGERSVLRKEKSAPVYGKRVENLKSIIKACGMSIPPAIYKKAKQAPDNKRETILVKELEGILTREGLSKNPSEKEIKDCRKRKERAKELEGIDMSNIISSSRRRSTFSFAAPEKPVVRGKKDKVDDKDSKKQENNDKDLNDDNEKEKEKEMEEEKEKDKEEEAEDEEEDGEEQDDEDESEEFDEDDNEESD, encoded by the exons ATGGCTGACGAAGATGAGGAGAAGCAAAGGCTTGAGATGCAGCTAGAGGGCGCAGTGACCGCTCGCCTTCAGCATTTCAAGGACCAAGCCGA CTCACTGACGTTGGAGTCCGTAAGGAGACTCTTGGAGAAGGACTTAGGCCTTGACAAATTTTCCCTCGATGCACACAAACGATTTATTCGCCACTACTTGGAAAAG ATAATGGAGGCTGCTGATGAAACCAATGCTGACCCGATAACTGCAAACATGGACAAAGATGAACAGACAAGTATGGATGAAGAAAAGGCTTTGCGTAAACAGCAAGATGCTAAGAGTGATCCTAAAAAATCTAGCCCTGGAAAAGACGAAACAATGGAGGACTCACCTATAATGGGTGTTCTTACAGCGAAATCTGTAGTTGGCACTCAATCTTCTTTGAGTGAAAGCAGTATTAAGCAGGCCATTTTGGAAAGAGCTGATCATCTTCAAGCTAATTCTGA AACCATATCGCTTGCCGGAGTTCGCCGACTTCTAGAGGACGATCTTGGTCTTGATAAAAACACCCTTGATGCTTTTAAAGAATTCATAAGTCAACAAGTGGATGAG GTATTGAAAGGGGATAAGTCTGTGAAAGATGTTAAGAAAAAAGTCTCACGGGGCGTGAAAAACAGAAAGTTAAAGAAGGGCAGCAGTGAAGAGGACTCTGATACTTCACAGTGTGGAAGCGATAGTGATGAGATGGGTGATAAAGTGAAATCAAGGAAGGAAGCTGCTCCCAAAAGAAACATTAAGAAATCGGAACAGCGAAAGAAACGTAAAATCTCTGAAAATGCAGATGTCTTTCCGAAGAAGCCAACCAAGCTTTCAAAAAGGCAAAAAGAGGAGGATAATAACTCAGATGAGGATGGAAATTTATCTGAAGATAATCAATCCCAATCATCTGGTGAAAGATCAGTCCTG AGGAAAGAAAAATCAGCTCCTGTTTATGGGAAACGCGTAGAGAATCtgaaatcaataatcaaaGCTTGTGGAATGAG TATTCCTCCTGCTATTTACAAGAAAGCTAAACAAGCACCAGACAACAAACGAGAAACCATTTTAGTGAAGGAGTTGGAGGGTATTCTCACAAGAGAAGGGCTATCGAAAAATCCCTCTGAGAAAG AAATCAAAGATTGtcgaaagagaaaagaaagagcCAAAGAACTTGAAGGCATTGACATGAGCAATATCATATCCAGTTCAAGAAGAAGATCAACGTTTAGTTTTGCGGCTCCAGAGAAACCTGTAGTTCGTGGTAAGAAAGACAAGGTTGATGATAAAGATAGTAAAAAGCAAGAAAACAATGACAAAGATCTCAATGATGACAACgagaaagagaaggagaaggaaatggaagaagagaaggagaaagacAAGGAGGAGGAGGCAGAAGACGAGGAAGAAGATGGCGAGGAacaagatgatgaagatgaaagTGAAGAATTTGATGAAG ATGATAACGAAGAGAGTGACTAA